A window of Juglans regia cultivar Chandler chromosome 7, Walnut 2.0, whole genome shotgun sequence contains these coding sequences:
- the LOC109021532 gene encoding uncharacterized protein LOC109021532, whose amino-acid sequence MGDLYALDFDGVLCDSCGESSLSAVKAAKVKWPTLFDGVDSTTEDWIVDQMYIVRPVGETGYENLLLVRLLLEMRIPAIRKSSVSEGLTVDGILENWSKLKPVIMEEWDEKKDALVDLFGKVRDEWLEKDLRTWIGANRFYPGVPDALKFASSKLYIVTTKQSRFADALLRELAGVTIPSERIYGLGTGPKVEVLKQLQKKPEHQGLTLHFVEDRLATLKNVIKEPELDGWNLYLGDWGYNTQKERDEAATIPRVHLLQLSDFTKKLK is encoded by the exons ATGGGGGATCTATACGCCCTAGACTTCGATGGAGTTCTCTGTGATAGTTGCGGAGAGAGCTCTCTTTCTGCTGTCAAG GCTGCTAAAGTGAAATGGCCTACTTTATTCGACGGAGTAGACTCGACCACGGAGGATTGGATTGTTGATCAGATGTATATA GTTCGACCTGTGGGGGAAACTGGATATGAAAATCTCTTACTTGTGAGGTTATTACTGGAGATGAGAATACCTGCCATACGGAAGTCATCG GTTTCAGAGGGACTCACAGTCGATGGTATACTGGAGAATTGGTCGAAGTTAAAACCTGTCATAATGGAAGAATGGGATGAGAAAAAGGATGCTCTGGTGGATCTTTTCGGAAAGGTTAGAGACGAATGGCTGGAGAAGGACTTGAGAACTTGGATTGGTGCAAATAG ATTCTATCCAGGTGTTCCTGATGCACTGAAATTTGCAAGCTCGAAGTTGTATATAGTTACCACGAAACAG AGCCGATTTGCAGATGCTTTACTGCGAGAGCTTGCAGGAGTAACAATACCTTCCGAGAGAATATATGGCCTTGGAACTGG TCCCAAGGTAGAAGTGCTGAAGCAGCTTCAAAAGAAACCTGAGCACCAAGGATTGACTCTACA CTTTGTGGAAGATCGACTAGCAACCCTAAAGAATGTCATCAAAGAGCCCGAACTAGATGGATGGAATTTGTATCTCG GGGATTGGGGGTACAACactcaaaaagagagagatgaagcTGCTACCATTCCCAGGGTTCATCTTCTTCAGCTCTCTGACTTTACCAAGAAGCTGAAATAA